One window of Hujiaoplasma nucleasis genomic DNA carries:
- a CDS encoding GNAT family N-acetyltransferase, with product MKIKEIDFNDIKEIVVDYMKYFNDIEGDHWTEENVLRRLKQLTIRFDYFGLGIYDGSRIIGFCVGNLSQFDDGVIMHLNEIFVISELQSKGYGSKLLIEFEKKAKELGAFRIQLEAVDDDIHSRFYNQYHRYVDTSSNLIKAKAI from the coding sequence ATGAAAATAAAAGAGATTGATTTCAATGATATTAAAGAAATTGTTGTAGATTATATGAAATACTTTAATGATATTGAGGGCGACCATTGGACTGAAGAAAATGTATTGAGGCGTTTAAAGCAATTAACAATTCGATTTGATTATTTTGGTTTAGGAATTTATGATGGTTCGAGAATTATAGGCTTTTGTGTTGGAAATCTATCGCAGTTTGATGATGGGGTTATTATGCATTTAAATGAAATTTTTGTTATAAGCGAATTACAATCAAAAGGTTATGGATCAAAGCTATTGATTGAATTTGAAAAAAAAGCTAAAGAACTAGGGGCTTTTAGAATTCAATTGGAAGCTGTAGATGATGATATACACTCGCGCTTTTACAATCAATATCATAGATATGTAGATACATCTTCTAACCTTATAAAAGCTAAAGCGATATAA
- a CDS encoding L-threonylcarbamoyladenylate synthase — protein sequence MVNTRIYTLKDLDDLKVQEDIKKSLQHGKNVVFPTETVYGIGANVLSQEGVNNIYKIKGRPSDNPLIMHLASSDVLDEYVYIKQDYVDKLIKAFWPGPLTLVFDKKFTVPDYFTGGLDTVGVRIPGSDIARKIIQIANVPICAPSANISGRPSSTLFKHVLEDFNHKVDILIDGGKSEVGLESTVLDVTKEVPVILRPGMITYDMISNIVGKVYISNEINEDQIPKAPGMKYKHYAPKGKLMIVEGNPSKVVSYINKKIDFHKSNNQSVGVIITRDYKDLIHCDCIYEIGSADNEIEIASNIFASLREMDSKNIEYIYSFSFNQGIYSEAIMNRLLKAANNNIIKV from the coding sequence ATGGTTAATACACGAATATATACATTAAAAGACCTAGATGATTTAAAAGTACAGGAAGACATAAAGAAAAGTTTGCAACATGGTAAAAATGTTGTTTTTCCCACTGAGACAGTTTATGGTATTGGTGCTAATGTTTTAAGTCAAGAAGGCGTTAATAATATCTATAAGATTAAGGGAAGACCAAGTGATAATCCTCTTATAATGCATCTAGCATCAAGTGATGTGCTTGATGAATATGTATATATAAAACAAGATTATGTTGATAAGTTAATAAAAGCTTTTTGGCCAGGTCCTTTGACTTTGGTTTTTGATAAAAAATTTACCGTTCCTGATTATTTTACTGGAGGATTAGACACTGTAGGTGTTAGAATTCCTGGAAGTGACATTGCCAGAAAAATTATTCAAATTGCTAATGTCCCTATTTGTGCACCTAGTGCTAATATTAGTGGAAGACCTTCTTCAACTTTATTTAAGCATGTCTTAGAAGACTTTAATCATAAGGTAGATATACTAATAGACGGTGGTAAATCAGAAGTCGGTTTAGAGTCAACAGTATTGGATGTTACTAAAGAGGTCCCAGTCATTTTAAGACCTGGCATGATTACTTATGATATGATTTCTAATATCGTTGGAAAAGTATACATATCAAACGAAATTAATGAAGATCAAATCCCTAAAGCGCCTGGTATGAAATATAAACATTATGCTCCAAAAGGTAAATTAATGATTGTTGAAGGGAATCCTTCTAAGGTTGTATCGTATATTAACAAAAAAATTGATTTTCATAAAAGCAATAATCAAAGTGTTGGTGTTATTATAACTAGGGATTATAAGGATTTAATTCATTGTGACTGTATATATGAAATTGGATCAGCTGATAATGAAATTGAAATAGCATCAAATATATTTGCTTCTTTAAGAGAAATGGACTCAAAAAATATTGAATATATTTATTCTTTTTCTTTTAATCAAGGTATATATAGTGAAGCTATTATGAATAGGTTGTTAAAAGCCGCAAACAACAATATAATTAAAGTTTAA
- a CDS encoding GNAT family N-acetyltransferase, producing the protein MSEISLKKITIDNFDQVIKLSETLNDYQKRCVAPNMVSLAQAYVEYERAWPRVIYLHDEPIGFMMLALWDDDIPKEDWPAYYLWRLMISAQHQAKGYGKKVLDIIVNKCKEDKIKTLYTSCEMSGNQPYDFYIKYGFEDTGINDGEQILRMLIS; encoded by the coding sequence ATGAGTGAAATTTCTTTAAAAAAAATAACGATAGACAATTTTGATCAAGTGATTAAATTATCTGAAACCCTAAATGATTATCAGAAGAGGTGTGTTGCGCCAAATATGGTCTCACTCGCTCAAGCTTATGTTGAATATGAAAGAGCTTGGCCAAGAGTCATTTATTTGCATGATGAACCCATTGGTTTTATGATGTTGGCTCTTTGGGATGATGATATTCCTAAAGAAGATTGGCCAGCTTATTATTTATGGCGTTTAATGATTTCGGCTCAGCATCAAGCTAAAGGTTATGGTAAAAAGGTTTTAGACATCATCGTTAATAAGTGTAAAGAAGATAAAATTAAAACTTTGTATACTTCTTGTGAGATGAGTGGGAACCAACCTTATGACTTTTATATTAAGTATGGATTTGAGGATACAGGGATTAATGATGGCGAACAAATCCTAAGGATGTTGATTTCTTAA
- a CDS encoding Fic family protein, translating into MNKLPFSINLNKVEILKQLNAANHHIGELKGILKLLPNPAVVLSLINLSESKDSSAIENIITTYDEIFKEIVTKTPLGGKPKEVINYKKAIEYGLELIKQKGFISTNILVDIQNIIELNKGGIRKLPGTVIMNDKNNEIVHTPSKEEAEIRDLMQNLEIFINENEDYDPLIQLALIHFQFESIHPFYDGNGRTGRILNILYLVLKEKIHQPILYLSKYIIEYKDKYYELLRKCNENLIYIEDFVMYILKGISETSQHTVDLILRINQSIELTKSEMRKRLPDIYRYEIVEHLFSHMYTKNEFFRDDIGISRATATKYLKLLEKEGFITSEQVGKEVIYKNIQLLNLVKD; encoded by the coding sequence ATGAACAAATTACCTTTTAGTATCAATCTAAACAAAGTTGAGATACTTAAACAACTAAATGCTGCAAATCATCATATTGGTGAATTAAAAGGCATCTTGAAATTGTTGCCTAATCCGGCAGTAGTTTTAAGTTTGATTAATTTAAGTGAATCAAAAGACTCATCTGCAATTGAAAACATTATTACTACTTATGATGAAATTTTCAAAGAAATTGTTACTAAAACACCATTAGGTGGTAAACCAAAAGAAGTTATTAATTACAAGAAAGCGATAGAATATGGTTTAGAACTTATTAAGCAAAAAGGATTTATAAGCACGAATATTCTCGTAGATATTCAAAATATCATTGAGCTAAACAAAGGTGGTATTAGAAAGTTACCAGGAACTGTAATTATGAACGATAAAAACAATGAAATTGTACATACTCCATCGAAAGAAGAAGCCGAGATTAGAGATTTAATGCAAAATTTAGAAATATTTATCAATGAAAATGAAGACTATGATCCACTTATTCAATTAGCGCTCATTCATTTTCAATTTGAAAGTATTCATCCATTTTATGATGGTAATGGAAGAACTGGGAGAATATTAAATATCCTATATTTAGTTTTAAAAGAAAAAATTCACCAACCTATTTTATACTTAAGCAAGTATATTATTGAGTATAAAGATAAATACTATGAGTTATTGAGAAAATGTAATGAAAATCTTATTTATATTGAAGATTTCGTTATGTACATATTAAAAGGTATTTCTGAAACATCTCAACATACTGTTGATCTTATTTTAAGAATTAATCAATCTATTGAACTTACAAAAAGTGAAATGAGAAAGAGACTTCCTGACATTTATAGGTATGAGATAGTAGAACATTTATTTTCTCATATGTATACAAAGAACGAATTCTTTAGAGATGATATCGGCATTTCTAGAGCGACAGCAACAAAATATTTAAAACTTCTTGAAAAAGAAGGTTTTATAACATCAGAACAAGTAGGTAAGGAAGTTATTTATAAGAATATCCAATTATTAAATCTTGTAAAAGATTAA